The Streptomyces sp. NBC_00162 sequence GCCAGGGCAGCGGCGGCGGGGCCACCGGCTCCGCCGGCCAGGGCCGGCGTACCGGGGGCGGCGCCGCCGGTGGCGCGGCCGCGGCTTCCGCGCGCAGCCGGGTCGGCTCCGGCGGCCAGGGCCGCCGTCGGGCGGTCTGACACCCGTAGAGACGTATGACGACGCCGGGCAGTGCTTTGTGAGCACTGCCCGGCGTCGTGCTGTCCGCTAGCGGACCATCTTGTTCTGGAGCCTCGCCAGCGTCCGCAGGTCCAGGCCGAGGCCGTCCGTCAGGTAGCCGTAGAAGCTTCCGTAGTCGGCCTCCAGCTGCGCCGTCGCGGAGTCCAGGTAGTCCTGGCGGACCTCCTGGAGCGGGATCAGCAGGTCCGGGTTCTGCATCCGCCCGGACTGCTTGAGGCCCGCCCGCAGCTGGGCGTCGTACGCGGCGCGGAAGGTGTTCGACGCCAGGTAGTCGCGTCCGGCGGCGTCCTCGGGGACCGCCAGCGCGCGCAGCAGGACGTAGCTCATCCAGCCGGTGCGGTCCTTGCCGGAGGTGCAGTGGAACAGGAGCGGGCCCTGCCCGCCGTCCGCGATCTCCCGCAGGGTCGCCGCGAACTGCGCCCGGTTCTCGGGGCTGGTCACGAAGGTGCGGTAGATGTCGCGCATGTAGGCCTCGGCGCGGCCGCCGCCGAGCATCTGCTCCTGCTTGACGGGGTCACCGCTGGAGATCGCGCCGACGAGGGTCCCGTAGAGGCCGAGGTCGCTGACCGGGCGCGAGGTGGCAGAGAGCCCGGGCGGCAGCTTGTCGGCGCCGTCGTACTGGAGCTCCATCGGGATGCGGAAGTCGACGACCTTCGTGAGGCCGAGACCGGAGACGGTGGTGAGGTCCGCGGCGGTCAGCTTGCTCAGCGCGTCGGACCGGTAGACCAGCCCCTGGCGGACCTGCCCGCCGGTGTAGGTGCGGTAGCCGCCGATGTCCCGGACGTTGACGGCGCCCTGGAGGGGGATCTGGCGGATCGCCTCGGCCCGCAGGTGGTGGCGGAAGCCCGCGCCGGCCGCCGGCGCCGCGGCGGCGGTGGCGGAGGCGGCGGGCAGGGTCCCGACGGCGAGGGCGGCGGCGGCCGCAGCGGTCGCCAGGCGGATTCTGGCACGGCTCATGGAGGCAACTCCCGTGACGGAGAAGGGGGATCACCCTGGTGGTGGCAGGGTGCGGAGCGAGTGCAGTGCTTCGAGTGCCTGTTGTGCCTCGGCCATGACGCGGGAGACGAGCTCCGCACAGGACGGGAGATCCTCGATCACGCCCGCGATCTGGCCCGATGCCATGACGCCGAGGTCCGTACGGCCCTCGACCATGGACGCCTTGAGGAGCATGGGGGTGTTCGCGGCGAGCAGCACCTGGCTCCACGACAGGTCCTTGCCGTGCTTCATCGCGAGACCGTCGCGCACCATCTGCGGCCAGCTCAGGCCGGACAGTTTCCGGAAGCCCGCCGCGTGCCGGACCGCCCGCACCAGCGCCCTGGCGCGGCCCGCCCGCTCCAGGGAGTCGACCAGCTCGGTGCGCAGCATCCGGTGCGGCAGCCCGTCGACGGCCGTGGTGACGGTGACGTCCTTGACCGTGGCCTTCAGGTACTCGGCCTTGACCGCGTCCGGGACGGTGGAGTCCGAGGTCAGCAGGAACCGGGTGCCCATCGCGATGCCGGCGGCCCCGTACGCCAGGGCCGCGACCAGGCCGCGGCCGTCGGCGAAACCGCCCGCCGCGACCACCGGGATGTCCACGGCGTCGACGACCTGCGGCAGCAGTACGGTCGTGGCCACGTCCCCGGTGTGCCCGCCGCCCTCCCCGCCCTGCACGATCACCGCGTCGGCGCCCCAGGCGGCCACCTTCTCGGCGTGCCGCCGGGCCCCGATCGAGGGGATGACGACCACGCCCGCGTCCTTGAGCCGCGCGATCAGCTCCCGGGAGGGCGCGAGGGCGAACGAAGCCACCCGTACCCCCTCGTCGATGATCAGCTGGGCGCGTTCGGCCGCGTCCCCGGCGTCCGCACGCAGGTTGACCCCGAAGGGCGTGCCCTCCGGGACCCGGGACCTGACCTCCCGGACCGCCGACCGCAGCTGATCCACGGTCATCGTCGCCGAGGCCAGGATCCCCAGGGCCCCGGCGCCCGCCGCGGCCGACACCAGGCGGGGTCCGGCGACCCAGCCCATGCCCGTCTGCACGATCGGGTGCGCTACCCCGACCAGCTTGGTGAATGCCGTCTCCATCGGCTCAGACCCGCACTTCGCGGTCGCGCAGGCCCTTGGGGTCGATGACCTCGCGGATCAGGCGCAGCTCCTCGGCGGTCGGCTCCCGCGTGTACGGGACCTGGCCGTCGACGGCCAGGTCGAAGCCGGTGGCCGCCCGGACCTGATCGATGGTGACCCCGGGGTGGACGGAGACCAGGCGCATCGAGCGGTCGGGGCCGGTGAAGTCGAAGACGCCGAGATCGCTGACCACCCGGGGCAGGCGGTGGTAGCGGGTCACCCCGGCCGCCTCGGCGCGGTCGTAGCCGACGCCGCTGACCATGTCGACCCGCTCGACGAAGACCCGGGTGGAGTGCTTGGGGATCCAGTAACTCACCGGGTTGTTGAGGGTGTTGACGGGCGCCCCGCGCACCCCGAGGAGCTGGCGGGCAGGCTTCGCCCAGTCGCCGATGCAGGAGATGTTCTGGTTGCCGAAACGGTCGATCTGGCTGGCGCCCATCATCACGTGGCGCCTGCCGCCGGTGACCATGGTCAGGTGGCGCCGGTACGGGAGCCAGCCCTCGGCCGTGCCGTCGAGTCCGACGAGCATGGCCTCGCCGTCGGTCATGAGCAGGTCGGGGGAGAAGGTCCGCTTCGCGAGCCGGGCACCGAAGGAGGGGACCAGGCCCATCGGGCTGGCGAGCACCTCGCCGTTGTCGCGCCAGGCCTCGGCGCATGAGATCACACAGTATTCCGAACGACTGATCACTGCTGCTCCTCGTGCCAGGTCCGGACGGCGGACTGGTAGTCGTGCTCGCTCGCCCCCGACAGGAAGCGCTCGGCGAACTCGGGCCAGGGGGTGGTCGCGTAGAGCTTCTGGAAGGCCTCGTCGCGGTCGTAGTCGGGGACGCAGGAGGTGAAGTGCGCGCCGTTCGGGGTCTCGATGACCCCGGTGACGGAGTGCCGGCTGACGAGGAGGGACTGCGGGGGACCGGCCTTGGTGAGCTCGGCGGTCTCCACGAGCTGTTCGCAGGAGACGTACGCGGCGTCGGCGGCCTCGCAGAACAGGTCGTCGAAGTACGGGTCCGGGCCCAGGTACTGGGCGTTGCCGAGGCGGTCGGCGCGGCTCAGGTGGACCAGGGCGGCGTCCATCCGCAGGGCCGGGACGGCGACGAGCTCCTCGCCGTCGGCGTACGGGGAGGTGACGGTCCGAAGCTCCGGGTTGACCCGCATCACGTCGGAGCCGAGGCCGGCCCGGACGGGGAGGAACGGCAGCCGGTTGGCGGCGGCGTGCAGGCCCCACATGAACATGGCCTCGTCGAGCTCGGTGAGGGTGAAGGCGGCGCGCTCGCGGGCGGCCCGGAAATGGGGCTCCAGCGGGATCGAGTCGAGGGTGGCGAAGGGGGCGACGAGCCTGCGGATCCGGCCCGCGGCGGCCAGCAGGCCCACGTCGGGGCCGCCGTACGAGATCACCGTGAGATCGGTGATCTCGGAGCGGAGCAGTGCTCGCACCAGGGCCATGGGCTTGCGCCGCGAGCCCCAGCCGCCGATGCCGAGGGTCATCCCGCTGCGCAGCTGCCCGACCACCTCTTCGGGGGTCATGCTCTTGTCGGTCATGAACTCGCTTCCTTCCCGAAGGTGTCGCGGACCCGGTCGGCGACCCCGCTGAGGTTGGCCTCGAAGGTGAAGCCCTGCTCGAAGCGGTAGCTGCGGCGCACGTCGACCGGGTCGATGCCGTTGATGGCCGCCTTGGCCAGCCGGATCAGGTAGCCGTCCTTCCGGGCGATCTCGGCGGCCAGTTCCAGGGCGGCGGCCCGCAGTTCCCCGCGGGGGACCACCTTCCAGACCGAGCCGTGCGCGTGCAGTTCGGCCGCGGTCGCGGTGCGCGAGGTGTAGTACAGCGCGCGCATCAGGTGCTGCGGCACGAGGCGGGCCAGGTGGGTGGCGGCGCCCAGCGCGCCCCGGTCCAGCTCGGGCAGTCCGAAGGTCGCGTCCTCGCTCGCCACGATCGCGTCGGCGTTGCCGACGAGGCCGATGCCGCCGCCCAGGCAGAACCCGTTCACGGCCGCGACCACCGGCACCTCGCACTCGTACACGGCGGCGAAGGCCTCGTAGCAGCCCCGGTTGGCGCCGATGAGCGAGGCGTGGCCGGCGTCGCGCTGCATCTCCTTGATGTCGACGCCGGCGTTGAAGCCCCGGCCCTCGGAGGCGAGGACTACGCATCGGACCTCGGGGTCGCGGCCGGCGCTGCGCAGGGCGTCGGCGAGGTCGTACCAGCCCTGCACGGGGAGCGCGTTGACGGGTGGGAAGTCGACTGTGACGAGTGCGATGCCCTTGCCCGGGCTCGAGGTGGAGACACCCATGAGAGGATCAGCTACCTTTCCACCAAACATTTGTTAGGTGAGGAAGGTAGCAGCCTATGGAGCTCGACGGGAGGGTCGTCGTCGTCACCGGCGGGACCCGGGGCGTCGGCGCCGGGATCGCCCGGTCGTTCCTGGCGGCGGGAGCCGAGGTAGTCGTCTGCGCGCGGCGGCCCCCGGAGGAACCCGTCTCCGCGGACGGCCGCAAGGCCTCCTTCGCCGCCGTCGACCTGCGCAATCCGGCGGCCGTGCAGGACTTCTTCGGCGCGGTCGCGCGCCGGTACGGGCGCCTCGACTGCCTGGTCAACAACGCGGGCGGTACCCCGTACCGGCTGCTGGGGGAGGGCGAGGCGGAACGCCACGCCAGGGTCGTCGAGCTGAACCTGCTGGCGCCGATGACGGCTTCCCTCGCCGCCTACCCGTGGCTGCGGGAGGCGCGCGGCTCGGTGGTGATGATCGGCAGCGTCAGCGGCACCCGGCCCTCCCCGGGAACGGCGGCGTACGGGGCGGCGAAGGCGGGGCTGGAGAACCTGGCCCGCTCCATGGCCGTGGAGTGGGCCCCCGAGGTACGGGTGAACTCGCTGGTCCTGGGCATGGTGCGGACCGAGCTGTCGCACCTGCACTACGGGGACGAGGCCGGGATCGCGGCGGTCGGCGCGACCGTACCGCTGGGGCGGCTGGCGGAACCCTCGGACGTGGGGGAGGCGGCGGTGTTCCTGGCCTCGGGCCGGGCGGGGTACGTGAGCGGGGCGAGCCTGCTCGTGCACGGGGGCGGGGAACGCCCCGCGTTTCTGGATGCGGCAACCGTGAACAAGGAGAGCTGAGATGGCGGGACTGTGCGAAGGCAGGGTCGTGATCGTGACGGGCGCGGGGCGGGGGCTGGGGCGGGCCCACGCGCTGGCCTTCGCGGCCGAGGGGGCCAAGGTCGTCGTCAACGACCTGGGAGTGGGGCTGGACGGGCTGCCCGGGCCGGATTCCCCGGCCGGCCTGGTCGTCTCCGAAATCCGGGCGCTCGGCGGGGAGGCGGTGGCGCACGGCGGGGACATCGCCACGGGCGAGGGGGCGTCCTCGCTGGTGGAGTGCGCGGTCTCGGCGTTCGGGAGGCTGGACACGCTGGTCAACAACGCCGGGTTCCTGCGGGACCGGATGCTGGTGAACCTGGACGAGGACGACTGGGACGCCGTCATGCGGGTGCACCTGAAGGGGCACTTCCTGCCGCTGCGGGCGGCGGCCGCGTGGTGGCGGGCGGAGGCGAAGGCCGGCCGGCCGGTAGCCGCCCGGGTGGTCAACACCTCTTCGGGGGCGGGGCTGTTGGGCTCGGTGGGGCAGGGGAACTACAGCGCGGCCAAGGCCGGGATCCTGGGGCTCACGCTGGTCGCGGCCGCGGAGATGGGCCGGTACGGGGTCCAGGTCAACGCGATCGCCCCGGCGGCGCGGACCCGGATGACGGAGCAGACCTTCGCGCAGACCATGGCCGCGCCGGTCGCCGGGGCGTTCGACGCGATGGCCCCCGAGAACGTCTCCCCGCTGGTGGTGTGGCTCGGTTCCGGGGCCTCGGCCGGTGTCACGGGGCGGGTCTTCGAGGCGGAGGGCGGCCGCATCACGGTCATGGAGGGCTGGCGCCCCGGCCCCACCGCCGACCGGGACGCCCGCTGGACCCCCGCCGAGGCGGGCGAGGCCACCGTGAAACTCCTCGCCGCGGCGGAGTCCCCGCTCCCGGTCTACGGCTCCTGACAGCGGCCGGGCGGAGCCCGGTCAGGCGTCCGACAGGCGGGCCGCCGCGCGGCGTTGGCGGGTGTTCGAGCCGCGGAGGAAGCGGATCACCGTTTCCAGTTCCTCCGTGGTGAACTCCCCGCACAGTCCGGCGACTTCGCGGGCCCAGTCCTCGTACACCGGCTCCAGCTCGCGGATCTTCTCCGGGCGGACCTCCACCACCACCCGCCGCTTGTCCGTGGGGTGTTCGGCCCGGCGCACGTAACCCTTGCGTTCCAGCCGGTCCACCAGCCCCGTCACCGAGGCCGGGGCCAGGCCCGACTGCCCGGCCAGGTCCTTCGCCGTGAGCGGGCCGTGGCGCAGCAGCAGGTCGATGGTCTTCGCCTCCGTCGCGCCCAGGCCGCGCCTGGCCGCCACCGCCTCGTGGAACATCACCGTCACCGCGCTGGTCTCCCGGCCGGTGCGGTTCAGCTCCTCCAGTACCGCGGCGCGGCGCGCGTCCGCCTCATCGCTCATGAAGGCACCGTACCAAGAATTTAGTTCGCGCGAACGAAAGAGTTGCGATCACGCCTGCCCGCGTGTCAGTCTTTCGTTCGTCCGAACGAAATAATTCCGGAGGCCGTCATGATGACCCCCCATCCACGCCGCTGGGCCGCCGCCGTCGTCATGATGGTCGCCGCGCTCATGGACCTCCTCGACGTGACCATCGTCAACGTCGCCATCCCCTCCATCGGCCGTGACCTGCACGCCTCGCAGAGCGCCCTGCAGTGGCTCGTCTCCGCCTACCTGCTCGGCTTCGCCGCCACCCTGATCGTCTCCGGCCACCTCGGCGACCGGTACGGCCGCAAGGCGCTCTTCCTGGCCGGGACGGCCGGCTTCGGCCTCGCCAGCCTGGCCTGCGGCCTCGCCCAGAGCCCCGGCCAGCTGATCGCCGCCCGCGCCGCCCAGGGCGTGACGGCCGCCCTGCTGATGCCCCAGGTGCTCGGTTCCTTCCGCACCCTCTTCCAGGGCAAGGAGCGCGGCGCCGTCTTCGGCATGTACGGAGCCGTCGCCGGCTTCGCCGCGGCCATCGGACTGCTGCTCGGCGGCCTGCTCACCGACGCCGACCTCTTCGGCTGGGGCTGGCGCTCCGTCTTCCTCGTCAACGTGCCCGTCGCCGTGGCCACCCTCGCCGCCGGCGCGGTGCTGGTCCCCGCCACCCGCGAGCGCGGCGCCGGCCGGCCCGACCTGCTCGGCAGCATCGTCCTCGCCGCCGGCCTGATCGCCATCGTGCTGCCGCTGGTCCAGGGCGAGGCCAACGGCTGGCCGCTGTGGGGCTGGCTGTGCCTGGCCGCCGGAGTGCTCGCCGTCGTCGGCCTCGGCATCCTCGAAGCCCGGCGGCGCGGGGCGACCGTACCGCTGCTGCCCGTCCGGGCGTTCCGGCTGCCCGCCTTCTCCTTCGGCCTCGCCGTCCAACTGCTGTTCTCCGTCGGCATGCAGGGCTTCTTCCTGATCTTCGCGATCTGGCTCCAGGGCGGCGAGGGCTACACCCCGATGCAGGCGGGCCTGGTCACCGTCGCCTTCTCGGCCGGCGGCTTCCTCGCCGCCCCGGTCGCCGGCGCCCTCGCCGTGCGCTTCGGCCGCCTCGTACTCGTCGGCGGCGCGCTGATGATGGCGGGCGGTTTCGCCGGGGTCTGGTACGCCGTCGCCCACTCCGCCGAGGCGCACACCGGTGCCTGGCCGCTGGTGCCCGGTCTGCTCGTCGCGGGCGCCGGGCTCGGCTTCCTCGTGGTGCCGCTGGTGAACGTGGTGCTGTCCGCCGTCCCCGCCGACATCGCGGGCGGCGCCTCCGGAATCTTCTCCACCGCCCAGCAGTTCGGCGGCGCCCTCGGCGCGGCCGTCATCGGCTCCGTCTTCTTCGGCGCCCTCGCCGGTGGCGGCCCGACCCACGCCCTGACCACCGCGATGCCCTGGGTGAGCGCCGGCTTCCTGCTCAGCGCGGTGCTGTGCCTGGCCCTGCCGCGCACTGCGGTCTCACCGGAGGCGGAGGCGGAGGCAGGGACCGGGGCCGAGGGGCGGCCCGGGGTCGAGCCCGTGGCGGCGTAAGAGGGGTGCGTACGGGAAACACGTGCGGGCCGCGGTCACCGACCGCGGCCCGCACACGTTCCTCGGATTCCTCGGATTCCTCGGATCAGGACAGCTTGCCGTCGTAGTCCGGCAGCTTGACGGTGAGTTCGGCGTGGCCGCCGACCAGGTCGCTCGCGTTGTTCCCGATGTTGGCGATGATCGTGTAGCCGCGGCCCTCGATCTCGGCGCGCTTGCCCGTCTTGTACGCGCTCACCTCGTCGAACAGGTCCGGCAGATCACGGACGTAGAGCCCCGAGACCGGGTAGCCGACGGCCTTGAGGTTGCGCTCGGTGAGGGAGTAGATGATCCCGGGGCGGGCGGTGACGAAGAAGATCGCCACCCCGCGGTCGTTGGCGTACCGGGTCAGCTCGCGGACCTTGGCGATCGCGGGCGTCGGGAAGGTCCAGAACCAGTGGAAGTCCGTCTCCAGCGAGGAGTTGTCGATGTCGAGGACGATCGCGGGCTTCTCGCCGGCGGGCGAGGCGGCGATGCGCTGCTCGATGGCGGGGCGGACCGCGTCGATGACGGTGGCGACGTCGCGCTGCCAGGTGGCGTAGTCGATGCCGAGGATCGCCGCGTTGCCGCCGGGCGCTGAGGCCGAGACCGACGCGGGTGCGGCGGCCGGGGCCGGGGCCGCCTCGGCGGCGGTGGCGGGCAGCAGGGTCAGGACGGCGGCCGCGACGGCCACGCCGGCTGCGGTGGTACGGGTCGTGCGGGTGCGGCGGGTGCTGCGCATGTGGGGGCGCTCCTCGGTCACGTCTTGGCATGTACGCGACCAGAGTTGGCCAGATTCACCCCCATGTCTACTGGCCGGTAGGAAACTTTTCGTGGCCGGGCGATGAATCAAGGTGAATTCCGCCCGGACAGGCGCCCGGACAGGGCGCCCGGACGGTCCTAGGTGTCGCACTCCAGCACCGTGCGGCACAGCCCGCACCGGGCCCTGAGCGGCCCGCGCACCGGGAGCCGCAGCCGCTGCCCGCACACCGGGCAGGGGAAGCTCACCAGCAGCCCCGCGCCGTCCGGCTCGAAGCGGTACGCCGACCGGTCCGCCGGGGGAGTGCCGGTGCGCCGCGCCCTCGCGTACCGGCGCCGGGCGTGCGCGGAGGCGGCGGCGAGCGGGGCCCGGCGCCGCTCCCGCTCGGCCAGGGCGCGGCCGCGCACGTACGCCTCGTACGCCTGCGGGCTGCTGAACCAGGTGGAGAGGTCCTCGCCGAACAGGCCGGCGCGCCTGGCCAGGACGTAGCCGAACTCCTCCGGGGTGAGGTAGCCGAGCTTCTGATGGGTGAGCGCGTCCTCGCGGTAGGCGTCGAGCAGCAGCCAGCCGGCCCCGAGGAACGCGGCGGCGGTGTCGGTGAGGATCTCGTTCTCCGCGGTGGTGGGCAAGCGCAGGTCCAGGCGGTGCAGCAGGACGTGGGTGACCTCGTGGGCCAGGGCGGCGGCCAGGTCGCGGCGGTGGATGCGGAAGCGGTCGCTGACCTCGACGAAGTACTCGGGGCCCGCGGCCAGTTCCACCGTGGCCGCGTCCCGCATCGGCCGGAAGGCGACCACCATGCGGGCGTCGGGCAGCCGCAGGGCGCGCACCATCGCGGAGGCCACCCGGTGGGCCCCCAGGTGCAGGTCCTCGTCGCGGCCGAAGGCCGCGTCGGCGGGGGCGAAGCTCGTGTCGTAGGCCCGGATCCCGTCGGGGGTCAGCCGGCGGAACAGCGCCGTGATCGAGGCGCGGACCGTTTCCAGGTGCGGAAATCCGTGCTCGACCGGGCTGCTGTGCCTGCTGTTCTCCGTCATGCCGCCCCCAGAGCGGGAAGTTGTCCGAAAACGCGTTCTTGATGCCCGCCATACATCAGATGTGTCATGGACTCGTCATTCACCCAATGACGCGCACGGCCCAACCCCCCACGAAAGGCAGTGTGTTGACTGTGTCTACCCTCGTGCGGTTCATGAAGCGCACCCTCGCCGTCGGCGCCGTCGCCCTCGCGGCCGTCAGCCTCCAGCCCGGCACCGCCAGCGCCGGCCCGGCCCCCGTCGTCGGCGGCACCCGCGCCGCCCAGGGCGAATTCCCCTTCATGGTCCGCCTCTCCATGGGATGCGGCGGCGCCCTCTACACCCAGCAGATCGTCCTCACCGCCGCCCACTGTGTGAACGGCTCCGGCAACAACACCTCCATCACCGCCACCGCCGGAGTCGTCGACCTCAACAGCTCCAGCGCCATCAAGGTCAGGTCCACCAAGGTCAAGCAGGCCCCCGGCTACAACGGCAGCGGCAAGGACTGGGCCCTGATCAAGCTCGCCCAGCCCATCAACCTGCCCACCCTCAAGATCGCCGAGACCAAGCAGTACGACAACGGCACCTTCACCGTCGCCGGCTGGGGCGCCACCCGCGAAGGCGGCGGCCAGCAGCGCTACCTCATGAAGGCCACCGTCCCCTTCGTCTCCGACGCCAGCTGCCAGGCCTCGTACGGCAGCTCCCTCATCCCGAGCGAAGAGATCTGCGCCGGCTTCGCCCAGGGCGGCGTCGACACCTGCCAGGGCGACTCCGGCGGCCCCATGTTCCGCCGCGACAGCGCCAACGCCTGGATCCAGGTCGGCATAGTCAGCTGGGGCGAAGGCTGCGCCCGGCCCGACTACCCCGGCGTCTACACCGAGGTCTCCACCTTCGCCGCCGCGATCAAGAGCGCCGCGGCCGCCATGTAGCACCCGCCCCTCGTCCTTCCGGCCCCCTGAGAACGGGCCGGAAGGACGAGGCCCCGCGCCCCGTGCGTACGTATCGTCGGCAGCAGTACCGCCCGATGGTCCCCTGTGCGGTTGCGGGCCGGCGCCCGCACCGGTCCCATGGGAACGAAGCGCAGGCGGCAGCGGGCGACAGTGGGGCAGGCAACGCATGGCGATCAGAGTGGTCATCGCGGACGACCAGGAAATGGTCAGGACCGGCTTCCGCATGATCCTCGAAAGCCAGCCGGACATCGAGGTCGTCGCCGACGTCGTCGACGGCGAAGCCGCCCTCACCGCCGTCGCCGAGCACCGCCCCGACGTACTGCTCCTCGACATCCGCATGCCGAAGCTCGACGGCCTCGAAGTCACCCGCCGCCTCTCCGGCCAGGACACCCCGCACATCGTCATCGTCACCACCTTCGACCTCGACGAATACGTCCACGCGGCACTCCACGGCGGAGCATCCGGCTTCCTCCTGAAAGACGCCAGCCCGGCCATGCTGGTTGAAGCGGTACGCGCCGCGGCAGTCGGCGACTCACTCGTCTCGCCCGCCATCACGGTGCGGCTGCTGCGCGAAATGGCCCCACAGACCGCGGCCACCCAGACCCGCCGCCCCGCGGAACCCCTCACGGAACGGGAACGCGAAGTCGTACGCTGCCTCGCGCGCGGGCTCACCAACGCCGAGATCGCCGCCGAACTCTTCGTCTCCCTGTCCACCGTCAAAACCCACCTGGCCAACGTCCAGGCCAAACTCGACGCCCGCAACCGCGTCGAGATCGCCGCCTGGGCCTGGGAAAGCGGCCTGGCCGCCACCACGGCGTGACCCCGCCCCGGTGAGCCCCCTGGCGGGATGGGCCCGCCGCCACCCCCACACCGCCGACGCCATCCGCCTCGGCCTCTCCCTCGTCCTCCTCGCCCTCGTCACCTTCGAAGGAGTCGTCCTCGCCCGCCAGCCCAGCCTCCCCCACGCCGCCGTCTGGGCATCCGGCATCCTCGTCTGCCTCAGCGCCGCACCCTGGCCCCGCATCCCCCTCCTCACCCGCGCCTGGTTCGCCGCCGCCGTCACCTGGACCGTCACCCTCTCCCTCATCTTCGGCGACCACCCCCTCATCGTCTGGGGCGGCGGCGAGGCCATCGCCCTCCTCGTCCTGCTCTCCCAGGTCCTGCTCCGCGCCCCCGCCCGCACCGCCGCCGTCCTCGGCCCGCTCCTCGGCCTCGGCTGCATGGCCGTACCCGTACGCGACACCGACCCCGGCCGCTTCACCCTCCTCTTCTCCGTCCTCACCGTCGTCGTCGGCGCCTACTCCCTCCTCCTGCGCCTCCAGTCCGTCCAGCGCGTACGCGACCTGCGCGCCGTCCGCACCGCCGAACGCCTGGAACTCGCCCGCGAGCTCCACGACCTCGTCGCCCACCACGTCACCGGCATCGTCGTCGAGGCCCGCGCCGCCCGCTTCACCAAGGTCTCCGCCGAACGCGCCGCCGAGATCTTCGGCCGCATCGAAACCGCCGGCGACGAAGCCCTCGGCTCCATGCGCCGCCTCGTCAAGATCCTCCGCGAGAACGACGACGGCGAAACCACCGCAGGACACGGCGCCACCAGCCCCGTCGCCGGCCTCGCCGACGTCCGTGAACTCACCGAACGCTTCTCCCGCAGCGGCCCGCCCGTCGTCCTCTACATCGAAGAAGGCCTCGAAACCCGGCTCCCCGGCCACGTGGCCGCCACCGCCCACCGCATCGTCCTGGAAGCCCTCACCAACATC is a genomic window containing:
- a CDS encoding sensor histidine kinase codes for the protein MSPLAGWARRHPHTADAIRLGLSLVLLALVTFEGVVLARQPSLPHAAVWASGILVCLSAAPWPRIPLLTRAWFAAAVTWTVTLSLIFGDHPLIVWGGGEAIALLVLLSQVLLRAPARTAAVLGPLLGLGCMAVPVRDTDPGRFTLLFSVLTVVVGAYSLLLRLQSVQRVRDLRAVRTAERLELARELHDLVAHHVTGIVVEARAARFTKVSAERAAEIFGRIETAGDEALGSMRRLVKILRENDDGETTAGHGATSPVAGLADVRELTERFSRSGPPVVLYIEEGLETRLPGHVAATAHRIVLEALTNIGKHAATATAVRIGLRTLPVGLEVRIADDGGHPAKLSDNARGGGYGLAGMAERAEALGGSLTAGPTPEGGWLVTAILPL
- a CDS encoding serine protease, whose product is MKRTLAVGAVALAAVSLQPGTASAGPAPVVGGTRAAQGEFPFMVRLSMGCGGALYTQQIVLTAAHCVNGSGNNTSITATAGVVDLNSSSAIKVRSTKVKQAPGYNGSGKDWALIKLAQPINLPTLKIAETKQYDNGTFTVAGWGATREGGGQQRYLMKATVPFVSDASCQASYGSSLIPSEEICAGFAQGGVDTCQGDSGGPMFRRDSANAWIQVGIVSWGEGCARPDYPGVYTEVSTFAAAIKSAAAAM
- a CDS encoding response regulator, with translation MAIRVVIADDQEMVRTGFRMILESQPDIEVVADVVDGEAALTAVAEHRPDVLLLDIRMPKLDGLEVTRRLSGQDTPHIVIVTTFDLDEYVHAALHGGASGFLLKDASPAMLVEAVRAAAVGDSLVSPAITVRLLREMAPQTAATQTRRPAEPLTEREREVVRCLARGLTNAEIAAELFVSLSTVKTHLANVQAKLDARNRVEIAAWAWESGLAATTA
- a CDS encoding HAD family acid phosphatase; this translates as MRSTRRTRTTRTTAAGVAVAAAVLTLLPATAAEAAPAPAAAPASVSASAPGGNAAILGIDYATWQRDVATVIDAVRPAIEQRIAASPAGEKPAIVLDIDNSSLETDFHWFWTFPTPAIAKVRELTRYANDRGVAIFFVTARPGIIYSLTERNLKAVGYPVSGLYVRDLPDLFDEVSAYKTGKRAEIEGRGYTIIANIGNNASDLVGGHAELTVKLPDYDGKLS